Proteins from a single region of Juglans microcarpa x Juglans regia isolate MS1-56 chromosome 5S, Jm3101_v1.0, whole genome shotgun sequence:
- the LOC121267139 gene encoding uncharacterized protein LOC121267139, whose translation MGISLDRLRPSPSPLKGFSLEAMQPIGAIILLVTVGQGVHTVTSMTDFLMVKAPLSYNAILGRSTLNNLKVVTSTYHFKMKFLTKVGFSKVQGEQILVRELRPGVKDGSVGSMLGR comes from the coding sequence ATGGGTATCAGCCTCGACAGGCTGCGACCATCACCTTCTCCACTCAAGGGGTTTTCATTAGAAGCTATGCAACCTATCGGCGCCATCATACTTTTGGTTACGGTGGGGCAAGGGGTCCACACGGTCACCAGCATGACGGACTTCCTAATGGTCAAGGCTCCATTATCCTATAATGCCATATTGGGACGCTCGACCCTCAATAACTTAAAGGTGGTAACCTCTACTTACCACTTTAAAATGAAGTTCCTAACAAAAGTGGGATTTAGCAAAGTCCAAGGTGAGCAGATATTGGTCAGAGAGTTACGTCCAGGAGTTAAAGACGGGAGCGTCGGCAGTATGCTCGGTAGATAG